One Kwoniella dejecticola CBS 10117 chromosome 10, complete sequence DNA window includes the following coding sequences:
- a CDS encoding ATP-dependent RNA helicase ded1 has protein sequence MTTGPINGLDGLEAKFNSGMKLNPERPAYVPPHMRGARGPAPPHFNAPAPAGPGYHQSPTGLPTPATTPPQSRGSYAPPAARGAAFPPAAGRADDGGWGAPRRAPEPRSGGFGGGQPGFGSWKNGQHVTGARNPRLEKELFGEEGDTVHQHTGINFDKYADIPVEATGTGVPEPVTEFTNPPIDPVLLENIQYARYTTPTPVQKYSLPIVAGGRDLMACAQTGSGKTGGFLFPILSAMFTYGPIAPPPDNSYGGGYNSRRKAYPTALILAPTRELVSQIHDEARKFAYRSWARPAVVYGGADIGQQIRALDRGCDLLSATPGRLVDLIERGRISLANVKYLVLDEADRMLDMGFEPQIRQIVEGEDMPGVHDRQTLMFSATFPKEIQMLARSFLKDYIFLSVGRVGSTSENITQRIEYVDDADKRSLLLDLLLAEQSGGLTLVFVETKRMADSLCDFLQAQRHYATSIHGDRTQREREAALHAFRTGQAPILVATAVAARGLDIPNVTHVILYDLPTDVAEYTHRIGRTGRAGNTGTSTAFFNRNNLNISRELIDLLKEANQVVPQWLIDVSSERSFGGGYGGRGGRGRGGGNRSGGRDVRTQHGGGGFGGGAPRGNGGYGGGYGGGYGGYGGGGGGGFPPPAASGGASWW, from the exons ATGACTACTGGACCTATCAACGGCTTAGATGGCCTCGAAGCCAAATTCAACA GCGGCATGAAGCTCAACCCTGAGAGACCCGCTTACGTCCCTCCTCATATGCGAGGTGCCAGGGGACCAGCTCCTCCTCACTTTAACGCTCCTGCACCTGCTGGTCCCGGATACCACCAATCACCTACTGGACTCCCCACTCCAGCTACCACTCCCCCTCAATCCAGGGGTTCTTACGCTCCCCCCGCTGCCAGAGGTGCAGCTTTCCCTCCTGCCGCTGGTCGAGCCGATGATGGAGGTTGGGGCGCACCAAGACGAGCTCCTGAACCCAGATCGGGAGGTTTCGGAGGCGGTCAACCTGGTTTCGGAAGCTGGAAGAACGGTCAGCACGTTACCGGTGCTAGAAACCCTAGATTAGAGAAGGAATTGTTCGGTGAGGAAGGTGACACCGTCCACCAA CACACCGgtatcaacttcgacaaaTACGCCGATATCCCGGTCGAAGCTACTGGTACAGGAGTTCCCGAACCAGTGACCGAATTCACCAACCCTCCTATCGACCCCGTTCTTCTCGAGAACATCCAATATGCTCGATACACCACTCCTACTCCGGTACAGAAGTACTCCCTCCCCATCGTCGCTGGTGGTCGAGACTTGATGGCCTGTGCTCAAACTGGTTCCGGAAAAACCGGTGGTTTCCTTTTCCCCATTCTCTCCGCCATGTTCACTTACGGTCCTATCGCTCCTCCCCCTGACAACAGCTACGGTGGTGGATACAACAGCCGAAGAAAGGCTTACCCTACCGCTCTTATCTTGGCTCCTACCCGAGAATTGGTATCCCAAATCCACGACGAAGCTCGAAAATTCGCTTACCGATCATGGGCCAGACCTGCTGTTGTCTACGGTGGTGCGGACATCGGTCAACAAATCCGAGCACTCGACCGAGGATGTGATCTGCTTTCCGCCACTCCAGGTCGATTGGTTGACTTGAtcgaacgaggaagaatcTCGCTCGCCAACGTCAAATACCTTGTTCTGGATGAAGCCGATCGAATGCTCGATATGGGTTTCGAGCCTCAAATCAGACAGAtcgtcgaaggtgaagacaTGCCTGGAGTACATGACAGACAAACCCTCATGTTTTCAGCTACCTTCCCCAAGGAGATCCAAATGCTTGCCCGATCATTCTTGAAGGATTACATTTTCCTCTCAGTCGGTCGAGTTGGTTCCACATCCGAGAACATCACTCAAAGAATTGAATACGTCGATGATGCCGACAAGCGATCATTGCTTCTTGATCTATTGCTTGCTGAGCAATCCGGCGGACTTACCCTCGTATTCGTAGAGACCAAACGAATGGCCGACTCGCTCTGTGATTtccttcaagctcaaaggcATTACGCCACCTCCATTCACGGTGACAGAACCcagcgagaacgagaagccgCTCTTCACGCTTTCAGAACCGGTCAAGCCCCTATCTTGGTCGCCACTGCTGTCGCTGCGCGAGGTTTGGATATCCCCAATGTCACCCACGTTATCCTCTACGATCTTCCCACCGACGTAGCCGAATACACCCACCGAATTGGTCGAACTGGTCGAGCTGGTAACACCGGTACATCCACTGCCTTCTTCAACAGAAACAATCTGAACATTTCCAGGGAACTCATCGATCTGCTCAAAGAAGCCAACCAAGTTGTTCCCCAATGGCTGATCGACGTCTCGTCCGAACGATCCTTCGGTGGCGGCTATGGCGgccgaggtggaagaggccGAGGTGGTGGTAACAGATCCGGAGGTCGAGATGTCAGAACTCAACACGGTGGCGGTGGATTCGGTGGAGGTGCGCCTCGAGGAAATGGAGGATACGGGGGAGGCTACGGTGGTGGCTACGGTGGCTAcggaggcggtggtggtggtggtttCCCTCCTCCTGCCGCCTCTGGTGGTGCCAGCTGGTGGTAG